A genomic segment from Mesotoga infera encodes:
- a CDS encoding ATP-dependent 6-phosphofructokinase gives MRIGILTGGGDCPGLNAVIRGIVKSAPESVEIIGLMHGWKGLVVGESMKLTDNDVEGIHILGGTILGTSRTNPFKSEDMRVKMEENIEKLGLDAIIGIGGDDTLSVAAKLSSMGYKAIGVPKTIDNDVANTDYTFGYQTAVNVGADAIDRLHSTAKSHGRIIIVELMGREAGWVTLEAGMAAGAHLILIPEYPMTIDEIIAYVKKRMDRYGYMIVAVAEGFKPTELENVVGDESKIDAFGHIKLGGIAHYMANIISERTGYDTRSVVLGHLLRGGTPTAFDRILGTRYGVHAMELVMKGDFGRMVALKGNNIVSIPLEYGIATKKLVPFEYYKLSQIFFD, from the coding sequence ATGCGAATTGGTATATTGACTGGCGGCGGGGACTGTCCAGGTCTAAATGCAGTAATAAGAGGAATTGTCAAATCTGCTCCAGAAAGCGTGGAGATAATTGGTTTGATGCATGGTTGGAAGGGTTTGGTTGTCGGCGAAAGCATGAAACTAACCGATAACGATGTTGAAGGCATTCACATCCTGGGAGGCACAATTCTTGGCACATCGAGAACTAACCCCTTTAAGTCAGAAGACATGAGAGTCAAAATGGAAGAAAATATTGAGAAGCTTGGGCTGGACGCGATAATAGGTATAGGCGGTGATGATACATTGAGTGTGGCCGCAAAGCTTTCATCCATGGGATACAAAGCAATCGGAGTCCCAAAGACAATCGACAACGATGTTGCCAATACTGATTACACTTTTGGGTATCAAACTGCTGTTAATGTCGGAGCCGATGCAATAGACAGGCTTCATTCCACAGCGAAATCACATGGAAGAATCATAATCGTCGAGCTTATGGGCAGAGAGGCCGGATGGGTAACTTTGGAAGCGGGCATGGCTGCTGGAGCACATTTAATACTGATTCCGGAGTACCCCATGACTATAGATGAAATTATCGCTTATGTGAAGAAGCGAATGGATAGATACGGATATATGATTGTTGCAGTTGCCGAAGGGTTCAAACCAACAGAGCTTGAAAATGTTGTTGGCGATGAGAGCAAGATAGATGCTTTTGGACATATAAAGCTCGGCGGAATCGCTCACTATATGGCAAACATCATTTCTGAGAGAACGGGTTACGACACAAGATCTGTAGTCTTAGGCCATCTGTTAAGAGGGGGGACACCTACAGCCTTTGACAGAATTCTTGGAACGAGATATGGGGTGCATGCAATGGAACTAGTTATGAAAGGCGATTTTGGCAGGATGGTCGCGCTTAAAGGCAACAACATAGTCTCAATACCCCTTGAATACGGAATAGCTACGAAGAAGCTCGTTCCCTTCGAATACTACAAGCTGTCTCAGATTTTTTTCGATTGA